In Halorhabdus tiamatea SARL4B, a genomic segment contains:
- a CDS encoding DHH family phosphoesterase has translation MDDWLIDDDRLSIERKSILPGEGFFHPDTVEEVEREREAAETLTDAETVVIADPDADGLACVALVREVFGEAALLEASPHNLDRAFEWTGEYLEPGADVFVCDLCPDEVADLAGLDDIVARAGSVRWFDHHQWDDALAAAVEDAGVDLTVGESDEECTADVAMAELATDFAEYLVDLTAVTRDHDLWIRDDPRSDDLADLAHWIEPEEYIEIVREHGADLPTEAEELLAERRIEKEALIEKAVERAQLREIGPWTVGVTYGRCSQNEVAEALREQGADAAVIVKPAGSASIRGTENFERAHEVAAQVNGGGHPKAAGCKPDVYDDMLDYAHHWTTRGAVAKQAIVDAFRRLEVEA, from the coding sequence GTGGACGACTGGCTTATCGACGACGACCGTCTCTCGATCGAACGCAAGTCGATCCTCCCTGGAGAGGGATTTTTCCACCCCGACACTGTCGAGGAAGTCGAACGCGAACGCGAGGCTGCCGAGACGCTCACCGACGCCGAGACCGTCGTGATCGCCGATCCCGACGCCGACGGTCTCGCCTGCGTCGCACTGGTCCGGGAAGTGTTCGGCGAGGCCGCCCTCCTCGAAGCGAGTCCGCACAACCTCGATCGCGCCTTCGAGTGGACCGGCGAGTACCTCGAACCCGGCGCGGATGTCTTCGTCTGTGATCTCTGCCCCGACGAGGTCGCGGACCTCGCCGGCCTCGACGACATCGTCGCCCGCGCCGGGTCTGTTCGGTGGTTCGACCACCACCAGTGGGACGACGCCCTCGCCGCGGCGGTCGAAGACGCCGGCGTGGATCTCACTGTCGGCGAGTCCGACGAGGAGTGTACCGCCGACGTCGCGATGGCTGAACTCGCGACCGACTTCGCCGAGTATCTGGTCGACCTGACGGCCGTGACTCGCGATCACGACCTCTGGATCCGCGACGATCCCCGCAGCGACGACCTGGCCGACCTCGCCCACTGGATCGAACCCGAGGAATACATCGAGATCGTCCGCGAGCACGGGGCCGACCTCCCGACCGAGGCCGAGGAACTCCTCGCCGAACGCCGCATCGAGAAGGAGGCCCTGATCGAGAAAGCCGTCGAGCGAGCCCAGCTCCGGGAGATCGGCCCCTGGACCGTCGGCGTGACCTACGGCCGGTGCTCACAGAACGAGGTCGCCGAGGCACTCCGCGAACAGGGGGCCGACGCCGCGGTGATCGTCAAACCCGCCGGCTCGGCGTCGATCCGGGGGACCGAGAACTTCGAACGCGCTCACGAGGTCGCCGCCCAGGTCAATGGCGGCGGCCACCCGAAGGCCGCGGGCTGCAAGCCCGACGTCTACGACGACATGCTGGATTACGCCCATCACTGGACGACGCGGGGTGCGGTGGCCAAACAGGCCATTGTAGATGCGTTCAGGCGGCTAGAGGTTGAGGCGTAG
- a CDS encoding DUF5807 family protein, which translates to MTDRTEFLAGERPEDVAFFLHADSVSNPDALDEHAETVDNGVVLVLPGEKGRSAFQSVVGMDPMGLAQQAMDTPGEIEDDLTGGVCPAAEDDPEADHTVQFVFAFAESQNEDVGGLYAEGDVIHAYAVCSCGETYSEKWVAAE; encoded by the coding sequence ATGACCGATCGTACGGAGTTCCTTGCGGGCGAGCGCCCCGAGGACGTCGCCTTCTTTCTCCACGCGGACAGCGTCTCGAACCCCGACGCACTCGACGAGCACGCAGAGACCGTCGACAACGGCGTCGTCCTCGTCCTCCCGGGCGAGAAAGGGAGAAGCGCGTTCCAGTCAGTCGTGGGGATGGACCCGATGGGGCTGGCCCAGCAGGCGATGGACACGCCGGGCGAGATCGAGGACGACCTGACCGGCGGCGTCTGTCCGGCCGCGGAGGACGATCCCGAAGCCGACCACACCGTCCAGTTCGTCTTCGCGTTCGCCGAATCACAGAACGAGGACGTCGGTGGGCTCTACGCCGAGGGTGACGTGATCCACGCCTACGCCGTCTGTTCCTGCGGGGAGACCTACAGCGAGAAGTGGGTCGCTGCGGAGTGA
- a CDS encoding sulfatase, protein MEAERAPSNVVLVTIDSLRADAIGAYDDDRHTPVMDGIAERGTVFEHAFANGNWTPFSFPSMLASRPVFADSDRVGITDSPSLASVLSEAGVATAGFNAANGFLTSQWGYDEGFEAFEPFVASVGSSIYSRYLATHPTVEAWLQLAASPFRRVGSWLRRETDDRPFLDTSRMFDVEHAAKSFIEDTEEPFFLWIHYMDAHTPYVPAPRYIREVSSDLFGTHRMFQAHVRTGLGWEVGDRTLNDLRTLYQAAVRQIDASVGRLLETLSATGLDDETAVVVAGDHGEEFQEHGHLAHYPKLYDELIHVPLLVDAPDAPAHRIDRQVGLDAIPPTVTDLLSVDAHPAWEGQSLVPTVLDGEPPADEPIVSITVRGEEVTSQPIPRSLSDGDLLVSVRDREWTYIENVDTGGTELYHRPSDPGQQDDRSADLGEEGREVVERFAGIVDDHARRIREPTAETGESDESEDADVDEDLQTRLEALGYR, encoded by the coding sequence ATGGAAGCCGAACGCGCCCCGTCGAACGTCGTGTTGGTCACGATCGACTCGCTGCGGGCGGACGCGATCGGCGCGTACGACGACGACCGGCACACGCCAGTGATGGACGGGATCGCCGAGCGTGGAACTGTCTTCGAGCACGCCTTCGCGAACGGGAACTGGACGCCGTTCTCGTTCCCGTCGATGCTCGCCTCCCGGCCTGTCTTCGCCGATTCGGATCGAGTCGGGATCACCGACTCGCCGTCGCTCGCGTCGGTACTTTCCGAGGCGGGCGTCGCGACGGCCGGGTTCAACGCCGCGAACGGGTTTCTGACGTCCCAGTGGGGCTACGACGAGGGCTTCGAGGCGTTCGAGCCGTTCGTCGCCAGCGTCGGTTCGAGCATCTACAGCCGGTACCTGGCGACCCACCCGACGGTCGAGGCGTGGCTCCAGCTCGCGGCCTCGCCGTTCCGGCGCGTCGGGTCCTGGCTCCGGCGGGAGACCGACGACCGACCGTTCCTGGACACCTCCCGGATGTTCGACGTCGAACACGCCGCCAAGTCGTTCATCGAGGACACAGAAGAGCCGTTCTTCCTCTGGATCCACTACATGGACGCCCACACGCCGTACGTCCCGGCACCGCGGTACATCCGTGAGGTATCCAGCGACCTGTTCGGGACCCACCGGATGTTCCAGGCCCACGTCCGGACCGGACTCGGCTGGGAGGTCGGCGACCGGACCCTGAACGACCTCCGGACGCTGTATCAGGCAGCCGTCCGGCAGATCGACGCCAGCGTGGGTCGGCTCCTGGAGACGCTATCGGCGACTGGTCTCGACGACGAGACGGCCGTCGTCGTCGCTGGCGATCACGGCGAGGAGTTCCAGGAACACGGTCACCTCGCCCACTACCCGAAGCTCTACGACGAGTTGATCCACGTCCCGCTGCTCGTCGACGCCCCGGACGCGCCGGCCCACCGTATCGATCGGCAGGTTGGCCTCGACGCGATCCCGCCGACGGTGACCGATCTCCTCTCGGTGGACGCTCATCCGGCGTGGGAAGGGCAGTCGCTCGTTCCGACGGTCCTCGACGGCGAGCCGCCAGCAGACGAACCGATCGTCTCGATCACTGTCCGCGGCGAAGAGGTAACGAGCCAGCCGATCCCGCGATCGCTGTCGGACGGCGACTTACTCGTCAGCGTCCGGGACCGGGAGTGGACGTACATCGAGAACGTCGATACGGGGGGGACGGAGCTGTATCACCGCCCGTCAGATCCGGGCCAGCAGGACGATCGATCGGCCGATCTCGGTGAGGAGGGCAGAGAGGTCGTCGAGCGCTTCGCCGGCATCGTCGACGACCACGCGAGGAGGATTCGCGAGCCCACGGCGGAGACGGGCGAATCGGACGAAAGCGAAGACGCGGACGTCGACGAAGACCTACAGACGCGCCTGGAAGCGCTGGGTTATCGGTGA
- a CDS encoding GNAT family N-acetyltransferase — protein sequence MNGDRSYPAAVSGPFPTPPHRFDDEDSREIVVRVADDDREALVEMYEAFDSEDRAQGIPPVGEDSIRRWLERVFESDCLNTIAWHDDDPVGHAMLVPDEEGAHELAIFVLGSHQSAGIGTELLQTLLGYGKREGIERVWLTVERWNEPAIGLYQKVGFEIRNTESFELEMAIRIADSGDEADDVSTAEDDSADEN from the coding sequence ATGAACGGCGATCGCTCCTACCCGGCGGCGGTGTCCGGGCCGTTCCCGACGCCGCCCCATCGGTTCGACGACGAAGACAGCAGGGAGATCGTCGTCCGCGTCGCCGACGACGACCGCGAGGCCCTGGTCGAGATGTACGAAGCGTTCGATTCGGAAGACCGGGCCCAGGGAATCCCGCCGGTCGGTGAGGATTCGATTCGGCGGTGGCTCGAACGCGTCTTCGAATCCGACTGCCTCAACACGATCGCCTGGCACGACGACGATCCGGTCGGCCACGCCATGCTGGTCCCGGACGAGGAGGGGGCACACGAACTCGCGATATTCGTCCTCGGAAGCCACCAGTCGGCCGGCATCGGTACCGAGTTGCTCCAGACGCTGCTGGGCTATGGCAAGCGTGAGGGGATCGAGCGCGTCTGGCTGACGGTCGAACGCTGGAACGAACCCGCGATCGGGCTCTACCAGAAGGTCGGCTTCGAGATCCGCAACACCGAGAGCTTCGAACTCGAGATGGCGATTCGGATCGCCGACTCCGGTGACGAGGCCGACGACGTGTCCACGGCTGAGGATGATTCGGCCGACGAAAACTAG
- the flaJ gene encoding archaellar assembly protein FlaJ, producing MASEEATLDLTISGTIASLLESYRRMGIPIQRYLLGILLPAVAFFLATVGVALLVNLPLAIKVPFPLLGLLLLGAAVFYPKVRLSQRKQALNNRFHLMVTHMTVLSTTKIDRMEVFRALAEEEEYGELATEMGRVVELVDTWNLSLDDACRRRAKEVPSDALSDFFDRLAYTMGAGQRLDDYLLSEQDMIIENYKTVYEGTLGNLAVMKDLYLSMILSMTFALVFAVVLPILTGTNPMMTVSAVIVLFIFVQTGFFVAIRSLAPYDPVWYHPEEITSPMDRRINVSFAVGVVLTLVFGFISFGGFAGVSPITLNMIFFFWDPVPLSIYAVFPITPLLIPGLVIRQEEQKIKARDQEFPSFIRALGSTEGAKQSTTGAVLESLREKEFGPLSENIDNLYKRLNMRIEPEKAWRHFTAESRSYLIQTFSEMYLIGRKMGGSPKQLGELISENMNEVLQLRQQRDQETTTLIGVLYGISAAATFAFFIGLQVVNILSQMSLDLQTGSTNFEVGSLIHTSVYEIPVIEFLLITVVIFNALLSALMIRTTDGGHKLNSYMHFVALSWIGALVAIFTKFVVSSVISI from the coding sequence ATGGCCTCCGAAGAAGCCACGCTCGATCTGACGATTTCGGGCACGATCGCGTCGTTGCTCGAGTCCTACCGCCGGATGGGGATCCCGATCCAGCGATACCTGCTCGGGATCCTCCTGCCGGCGGTGGCCTTCTTCCTGGCGACGGTCGGGGTGGCACTGCTAGTGAACCTGCCGCTGGCGATCAAAGTGCCCTTCCCGCTGCTCGGGTTGCTCCTGCTCGGGGCTGCGGTCTTCTATCCCAAGGTGCGACTCTCCCAGCGCAAGCAGGCGCTGAACAACCGGTTTCACCTCATGGTCACCCATATGACGGTGCTGTCGACGACCAAGATCGACCGCATGGAGGTCTTCCGGGCGCTCGCCGAGGAGGAGGAGTACGGCGAACTCGCCACGGAGATGGGGCGGGTCGTCGAACTGGTCGACACCTGGAACCTGAGCCTCGACGACGCGTGTCGGCGGCGGGCGAAGGAAGTCCCCAGCGATGCGCTCTCGGATTTCTTCGATCGGCTCGCCTACACGATGGGGGCGGGCCAGCGCCTCGACGACTACCTGCTCTCCGAGCAGGACATGATCATCGAGAACTACAAGACCGTCTACGAGGGGACACTCGGCAACCTCGCGGTGATGAAAGACCTCTACCTGTCGATGATCCTCTCGATGACGTTCGCGCTGGTGTTCGCCGTCGTCCTCCCGATCCTGACCGGAACGAACCCGATGATGACCGTCAGCGCCGTCATCGTCCTCTTTATTTTCGTCCAGACTGGCTTCTTCGTCGCGATCCGGTCGCTGGCCCCCTACGACCCGGTCTGGTACCATCCCGAGGAGATTACCTCGCCGATGGACCGCCGGATCAACGTCAGCTTTGCCGTCGGCGTCGTCCTCACGCTCGTCTTCGGGTTCATCAGCTTCGGCGGGTTCGCCGGGGTCAGCCCGATCACGCTCAACATGATATTCTTCTTCTGGGATCCGGTTCCACTGTCGATTTACGCGGTCTTCCCGATCACGCCGCTGCTCATCCCCGGGCTCGTGATCCGCCAGGAGGAACAGAAGATCAAGGCCCGCGACCAGGAGTTCCCAAGTTTCATCCGTGCGCTGGGCTCGACAGAGGGGGCCAAACAATCGACGACGGGCGCGGTCCTCGAATCCCTTCGGGAGAAGGAGTTCGGGCCACTGTCGGAGAACATCGACAACCTCTATAAGCGCCTCAACATGCGGATCGAGCCAGAGAAAGCCTGGCGACACTTCACCGCCGAGTCCCGATCGTATTTGATCCAGACGTTCAGCGAGATGTACCTCATCGGCCGGAAGATGGGCGGTAGTCCCAAACAGCTCGGCGAACTCATCAGCGAGAACATGAACGAGGTCCTGCAGTTGCGCCAGCAGCGCGACCAGGAGACGACGACTCTAATCGGCGTGCTCTATGGCATCTCCGCGGCCGCGACGTTCGCCTTCTTCATCGGCCTGCAGGTCGTCAACATCCTCTCACAGATGAGCCTCGACCTCCAGACGGGCTCGACCAACTTCGAGGTCGGGTCGCTCATCCACACCTCGGTCTATGAGATCCCGGTCATCGAGTTCCTACTCATCACCGTCGTGATCTTCAACGCCCTGCTGTCCGCCCTGATGATCCGGACGACCGACGGCGGACACAAGCTCAACAGCTACATGCACTTCGTCGCGCTGTCGTGGATCGGGGCGCTGGTCGCGATATTCACGAAGTTCGTCGTCTCCAGCGTCATCAGCATTTGA
- a CDS encoding universal stress protein, with the protein MKILLGVGGSERSRQALEDTVERVQDTGDELTVAIFDAETVDATTTEIEADVQAVLEDAGVEAEIRRLSGHPGGDLVGLAEEEDFDRLVIGGGTRSPLGKIQLGRIAEFVILNAEIPVTLVR; encoded by the coding sequence ATGAAAATCCTGTTGGGAGTCGGCGGGAGTGAACGCTCCCGACAAGCGCTCGAGGACACCGTCGAGCGGGTACAGGACACCGGCGACGAGTTGACGGTCGCGATATTCGACGCCGAGACTGTCGACGCGACGACGACCGAGATCGAGGCCGACGTGCAGGCGGTCCTCGAAGACGCCGGCGTCGAGGCGGAGATCCGTCGTCTCTCTGGCCATCCCGGCGGCGATCTCGTCGGGCTTGCCGAGGAGGAGGACTTCGACAGGCTGGTCATCGGCGGCGGCACGCGCAGCCCGCTCGGGAAGATTCAGCTCGGGCGGATCGCCGAGTTCGTCATACTCAACGCGGAAATCCCGGTGACACTCGTCCGATGA
- a CDS encoding universal stress protein: MYDTVVLSTDGSASADRAVTVGLDLARRFDATVHALYVTDTGEVDASPAAVRDDLSNALEEHGETALEQLSGQTDQSVVTAVREGRPAAEICAYAEDVGADVVVTGTRGRHGEHAFLLGSVAEAVVRRSPVPVLTVRQLDADESTTVTPQEV; this comes from the coding sequence ATGTACGATACAGTAGTACTCTCGACTGACGGCTCGGCGAGTGCCGACCGCGCGGTGACGGTCGGGCTCGACCTGGCCCGTCGGTTCGATGCGACGGTCCACGCGCTGTACGTGACTGATACAGGCGAGGTCGATGCCTCTCCGGCGGCAGTTCGCGACGATCTCTCGAACGCCCTCGAAGAACACGGCGAGACCGCCCTCGAACAACTGTCGGGACAGACTGACCAATCGGTCGTCACCGCCGTCCGGGAAGGGCGACCGGCCGCGGAGATCTGTGCCTACGCCGAGGACGTCGGCGCTGACGTCGTCGTGACCGGAACGCGTGGCCGCCACGGCGAACACGCTTTCCTCCTGGGGAGTGTCGCCGAGGCCGTGGTGCGACGCTCGCCCGTGCCCGTCCTGACCGTTCGGCAACTCGACGCCGACGAATCAACGACTGTGACGCCACAGGAGGTCTAA
- a CDS encoding GtrA family protein, protein MLRSTLRALYSGPYAKLLRRFFVVGSFAAGVQMVLLWLFVEIGNLNYLLGAVIAIELTIVLSYVLNNAWTFQTMQNTGGVEYLQGLLKTNVVRGTAIPIQLGVLFVLVEWVTVPYLLANAVAIGISGLYRFALDTHWTWG, encoded by the coding sequence ATGCTCCGGTCGACGCTCAGGGCACTCTACAGCGGCCCATACGCGAAACTCCTCCGGCGGTTCTTCGTCGTCGGGTCGTTCGCGGCCGGCGTCCAGATGGTGTTGCTCTGGCTGTTCGTCGAAATCGGGAATCTGAACTACCTGCTGGGAGCCGTGATTGCTATCGAACTCACGATCGTCCTGTCGTACGTCCTCAACAACGCCTGGACGTTTCAGACGATGCAAAACACCGGCGGCGTCGAGTACCTCCAGGGCCTTCTCAAGACGAACGTCGTCCGCGGGACAGCGATCCCGATCCAGCTCGGCGTGCTCTTCGTCCTGGTGGAGTGGGTCACCGTTCCGTACCTGCTCGCCAACGCCGTCGCCATCGGGATCAGCGGGCTCTACCGGTTCGCGCTCGACACCCATTGGACGTGGGGCTGA
- a CDS encoding TetR/AcrR family transcriptional regulator — protein MVDPLERSFSETDEEIMRGTYRALREHGYADLTIEQIADEYGKSTAAIHYHYDTKDDLLAAFLDYVIDQFVSTIHEVETTDPAERLDLLLDKLLVDPEDHQDFLIALLEMRSQAPYKEAFGERFRQNDEYVRYLLETVIDHGAKKGVFADVDSEHVARAIMTIVDGARTRAVIHDETEALATARRAVEEYVDAVLFE, from the coding sequence ATGGTCGACCCGCTCGAACGGTCGTTCTCGGAGACAGACGAGGAGATCATGCGCGGGACCTATCGGGCGTTGCGCGAACACGGGTACGCGGACCTGACGATCGAGCAGATCGCCGACGAGTACGGCAAGTCGACGGCCGCGATTCACTACCACTACGACACGAAAGACGACCTGCTCGCGGCGTTTTTGGACTACGTGATCGACCAGTTCGTCAGCACGATCCACGAGGTCGAGACGACAGACCCCGCGGAACGACTGGACCTGTTGCTCGACAAACTGCTGGTCGACCCGGAAGACCACCAGGACTTCCTGATCGCGCTACTGGAGATGCGAAGCCAGGCCCCCTACAAGGAAGCCTTCGGGGAGCGATTTCGACAGAACGACGAGTACGTCCGGTACCTCTTAGAGACGGTAATCGACCACGGTGCCAAGAAGGGCGTCTTCGCCGACGTCGACTCCGAACACGTGGCGCGGGCGATCATGACGATCGTCGACGGGGCCCGAACCCGAGCCGTCATCCACGACGAGACCGAGGCGCTCGCGACGGCGCGCCGGGCGGTCGAGGAATACGTCGACGCGGTGCTGTTCGAGTGA
- a CDS encoding universal stress protein, producing MAVEIDTVLVPVDGTDRSEGAIAHALAIADRYGAEVHVLHVIDEAIAAGLEQGNIRADSVADEHRAFMEAVRKQVRADGHNVALTQSTAFGYSASSLRRHPVSVVLDAAEDIAADFIVIPRQSVMDEPGAMLGKVAEYVLSYASQPVLSV from the coding sequence ATGGCCGTCGAAATCGACACGGTACTCGTCCCGGTCGACGGGACCGACCGATCCGAAGGGGCGATCGCTCACGCGCTGGCGATCGCCGATCGCTACGGGGCCGAGGTACACGTCCTGCACGTGATCGACGAGGCGATCGCCGCAGGGCTCGAACAGGGGAACATCCGGGCCGACAGCGTCGCCGACGAGCATCGAGCGTTCATGGAGGCCGTCCGAAAGCAGGTCCGGGCAGACGGCCACAACGTCGCGCTCACCCAGTCGACCGCCTTTGGCTACTCCGCGAGTTCGCTGCGTCGCCATCCCGTCAGCGTCGTCCTGGACGCCGCCGAGGACATCGCGGCGGACTTCATCGTCATCCCCCGCCAGTCCGTGATGGACGAGCCCGGCGCGATGCTCGGCAAAGTCGCCGAGTACGTCCTCTCGTATGCCAGCCAGCCCGTCCTGTCGGTCTAG
- a CDS encoding zinc ribbon domain-containing protein, with product MRQSIDRKRPWLAAVLSAFVTGLGHLYLRRFRRAVGWLAVAIGVGLFFVDPAVAESLAAGTLSNPLAAWPVFVVSLLSVLDAYVLARAENILDAQAAEPDEPLTRCPSCGKELDETLSFCPWCSAELDRPTPADQPAKEP from the coding sequence ATGCGACAGTCGATCGACCGAAAGCGTCCCTGGCTGGCGGCCGTCCTCTCGGCGTTCGTCACTGGGCTCGGCCACCTCTACTTACGGCGTTTCCGTCGGGCGGTGGGCTGGCTCGCCGTCGCAATCGGCGTCGGGCTGTTCTTCGTGGATCCGGCTGTGGCCGAGTCCCTCGCGGCCGGTACACTTTCGAATCCCCTGGCTGCCTGGCCGGTCTTCGTCGTGAGTCTGCTTTCTGTCCTCGACGCGTACGTCCTGGCGCGGGCGGAGAACATTCTCGACGCACAGGCTGCCGAGCCGGACGAACCCCTGACTCGCTGTCCGAGTTGTGGGAAAGAACTCGACGAGACACTCTCGTTCTGTCCGTGGTGTTCGGCTGAACTCGATCGCCCTACTCCGGCCGACCAACCGGCGAAAGAGCCCTGA
- a CDS encoding MATE family efflux transporter, giving the protein MGVRSRLGALFKGPEEFDLTAGSIGKPLFLLSLPIVVTNLFQTAYNLADTFWLGQYSTDALAAISFAFPMVFLVISLGMGISVAGSILVAQYTGAGKPREAEYAASQTVTFAVLASLLLGGAGYLFVDEFLAIMGASASVLPRATSYMEVISLGLVFMFGFTVFISLMRGYGDTITPMVVMFGSVVVNIVIDPFLIFGWTVVENAPLVGTVSFPELGIQGAAVATVFSRSLALVVGLAIMFRGTRGLEIHLRDMVPDLTYVRRLVRIGLPASIEGTGRALSMNLLLFVVATFSDPVVAAYGIGTRVFSVVFLPATAVARGVETMTGQNIGANKPARAQRATRLAATVLFGVLSVVGLVVFVMPEPIVSVFVGAGQDNADAVIATGTEFLRYVALTFGFIGILRAYTGSFRGAGETLTAAAISVVTLGVIRFPVAWVGASEVGEPGIWLSFAVSNVAGAVIAHLWYRRGTWRDGSLTEATISTDGIATEPTPTDD; this is encoded by the coding sequence ATGGGCGTTCGCAGCCGGTTGGGCGCGCTCTTCAAAGGCCCCGAGGAGTTCGACCTCACCGCGGGATCCATCGGCAAGCCGCTGTTCCTCCTGTCGTTGCCGATTGTCGTCACGAACCTCTTCCAGACGGCCTACAACCTCGCGGACACGTTCTGGCTGGGCCAGTACAGTACCGACGCGCTGGCGGCGATCAGTTTCGCGTTCCCGATGGTCTTTCTGGTCATCTCCCTGGGGATGGGCATCTCTGTCGCCGGGAGCATCCTCGTCGCCCAGTACACCGGTGCGGGCAAACCCCGCGAGGCCGAGTACGCGGCCTCCCAGACGGTCACCTTCGCCGTCCTCGCCTCACTCCTGCTGGGTGGGGCCGGGTATCTCTTCGTCGACGAGTTCCTCGCGATCATGGGGGCCTCGGCGTCCGTACTGCCGCGGGCGACCAGCTACATGGAGGTCATCTCGCTGGGGCTGGTGTTCATGTTCGGCTTTACGGTCTTCATCTCCCTCATGCGCGGGTACGGCGACACGATCACGCCGATGGTCGTCATGTTCGGATCGGTCGTCGTCAACATCGTCATCGACCCGTTCCTGATCTTCGGGTGGACCGTCGTCGAGAACGCCCCCCTCGTCGGGACGGTCTCGTTCCCGGAACTCGGCATTCAAGGGGCGGCCGTCGCGACGGTGTTCTCCCGATCGCTCGCGCTCGTCGTCGGCCTCGCGATCATGTTTCGGGGGACGCGCGGGCTCGAAATCCACCTCCGGGATATGGTACCTGACCTCACCTACGTCCGCCGACTCGTTCGGATCGGACTGCCCGCGTCGATCGAGGGGACCGGTCGTGCGCTGTCGATGAACCTGCTTCTGTTCGTCGTCGCGACGTTCTCGGACCCGGTGGTCGCGGCCTACGGGATCGGGACGCGTGTCTTCTCGGTCGTGTTCCTGCCGGCGACCGCCGTGGCCCGCGGCGTCGAGACGATGACCGGCCAGAACATCGGCGCGAACAAGCCGGCGCGCGCCCAGCGGGCGACTAGACTCGCCGCGACGGTCCTGTTCGGCGTCCTCTCGGTCGTCGGACTCGTCGTCTTCGTCATGCCCGAACCGATCGTCTCCGTGTTCGTCGGGGCCGGCCAGGACAACGCCGACGCGGTGATCGCCACCGGGACCGAATTCCTGCGGTATGTCGCGCTGACGTTCGGGTTCATCGGTATCTTGCGGGCATACACGGGGAGTTTCCGCGGGGCTGGCGAGACGCTGACAGCCGCGGCGATCTCCGTCGTGACGCTCGGGGTGATCCGGTTCCCGGTCGCCTGGGTCGGAGCTAGCGAGGTCGGCGAACCCGGGATCTGGCTCTCCTTTGCCGTCTCGAACGTCGCCGGCGCGGTCATCGCCCACCTGTGGTATCGACGCGGGACCTGGCGTGACGGCTCTCTCACGGAGGCGACGATCAGTACCGACGGGATCGCGACCGAGCCGACCCCGACGGACGACTGA
- a CDS encoding DUF7437 domain-containing protein → MATTETDWNRPLDTGGAAFDLLRNARKAWIYTYIRHHSETTIDEIVDPIGVPQRTVYDYVNDLETAGFIDQSNDGRPATYVAREIDIQLVEGDAEREITAELIEAIARREKDEDIDTYIERHGLDGLAVALEYAREYVDGSLTHRIMAREQDISPLEAGIILDALRDIVQD, encoded by the coding sequence ATGGCGACAACGGAGACTGACTGGAATAGGCCGCTCGATACTGGCGGAGCGGCGTTCGATCTACTCAGAAACGCCCGGAAAGCGTGGATCTATACATATATTCGCCATCACTCGGAGACGACGATCGACGAAATCGTCGACCCGATAGGGGTTCCACAGCGGACAGTCTACGACTACGTCAACGATCTCGAAACTGCGGGATTTATCGACCAATCGAACGACGGACGACCGGCGACCTACGTCGCCCGTGAGATTGATATCCAATTAGTGGAAGGCGATGCCGAGCGGGAGATCACCGCCGAGTTGATCGAAGCTATCGCACGTCGCGAAAAAGACGAAGACATCGATACGTACATCGAACGCCATGGTCTCGACGGGCTCGCAGTCGCTCTCGAATACGCCCGCGAATACGTCGACGGATCACTCACACATCGAATCATGGCCCGAGAACAGGACATCTCGCCGTTAGAGGCCGGAATCATTCTAGATGCCCTTCGAGATATCGTTCAGGACTGA